ATTTGTGGCAAGTTGTTTGTAAAGTACCGGTAAGAATGACCTATGTGGTAGTCATTTTGGTTGGCTaacttatgtcatttcatcctGGTTAAAATCCCAATAGGAGTTCAGGTGATGCTGCATCTTCTGCAGTGGTTTTACAAAATGATTGATACGAAAGAGAGTTTCCAAAAATCACGGATGCTCCTTCACTTTCAATCAGGAATGATTTATTACTTGCATGGTTTTCATTTGACTGGCTTTTGGTACACATCCAGAGGCCTTGATCGTTTGAATTTTGGTTGGAGGGTGGTGTGTCACTTTTGTGTCTTTGCCCTTTCATTCTTCACATCCAGCTGTCACTTTTCACTGACCCTCAAATTCACAAACACATCAGCTCCACCTAGACTGAACAAATCTGCATGAGATTATGCAATATTTTTCACGCTTCGTCTACCGATACCTTTCCAACTGATATgttacaaaaatcgacgggtTAGTTTTGTTAGTGTTAGAGGTGACAATTGGAGAAGATAACTAAGTTAAACCTGCTTGATCACGTTTTGTTTTTCACCTGTGCACTTGGTTTGTTTTAGGTACACACATTTTGTCAAGCAGCAAGGCTTGAGAGATTCACAGTGCATTGTTTTCAAACATCAACGGCCGTCTGCACATGATAGAGAAATAATAGAACTTTGTAAGTACGATTGCAATAGAAATTTGTGATCAAGATGGATACTGCCTCTCTTGTCTGTAATTTAAAGCCCTGAAGTATCTGATAACATCTGGCAAGACAAATCATCCATGTTAATTTTGGAGTTCAATTGTGACATTCTGTGTGTGTCGTGAGACCAATAATACATATTTTTCCATCATGTCATGATCTTTCCAACTTAGTCATTTTACTACCAAAGCCATTTTTGGCCAGCACCACCCGCTGCCGACCAGTGGCGACGTCTAGCTGAGTGCTTAAATTCAGTTCAAAAGTGTCGCCACTTTTTGCAACCAATCTCTTTCATCTTCATTCGGTAAAATGTTCTCGTTCTTTCAGCTGGACAGTTCAGTCGTATCCCTGTCGTTCAATCAAACTTGGAAGAGGATCCCGAAGGGCTCCATCTTGAATTTAGAAACTTTCTCAGCACGTTATTAAGCGCCATGTCGGACAAACGGGAACAGGAAGAACTGAGCATCATGAATCAAAGATAAATATAATTGTGACTTTAAAGCGCCCTACTGACGAGACCTTTTCATCGCTGTGACCAGCAACAGTTATCGCTGCAAGAAGTGTTACAAATATCACCGGGTGAAAAACTGGTTATGGCTGGTTTTGACATTTATTGCAGGTCACGGGGACAACCCTTTCTTGTTGCAGGCAACTGTCTttcgcaaacaagagatttttgtctCCTTCGCTGTTTGAAAATTATTCTCGTTGTGTGTTTTACTTGACAGGATTGCTTCTCAGGATCTGAGTAGATGCAGATTCTAGGCCTCATTAATTCCCTGAAGTCAGTTTCTCCCAGATTCATTAGATAGAGTGTCTGTTTCTAAGGGAAGGTGGCAGCTGAGCTGCTTTACCTGATTTAAACATCACACCATGATTGATGTTTCCATGGTCAGTTGATAGAGGGCCCTCCTGGCTAAAACACAAGACCTTGTATTCTATGTATCCGGGAGGATTTGGGAGGTAAAATCTTCTTTTACTGTCTAATAAATTACAAATTCCATTGGAAGTTTCTGTAAGGTTGGGAAAGATGTAATAGTTACTTCAAAAGATACAGTAGTCTTATTGAAAGTCACATCATTGTTTCAAAAAATCCATAGGGACAAGATATATTTTGTTTGAACTATTGCAAAGGGAAAAAGATGTTTGTCAGATTTGTGATAACTGTAACACTGAATAAGGTGAGATTGTTAAATGCGCCATTCTTGTTTCTGTAATCAAAGGTACCTGCACATCTTGCTATGGACTTTGTTAAGCTTGTTTAAAAAAGTATGGGCTTCTTCTTTGCCTTGAGTTCAAAATTGTGATTATCACTGTGATGTGCTGTCACCTACTTTCACTTTGAATTCAGGCATGTATTCCGTCCAAGTATATATACTGCAAACCTGGACATTTTTGCTGGCTGGTTAATTTTCCTGACGGTGTCTGTCCATGAAAAAAAAAAGGggtgaaatctgtgaaaatattagGCCATAAATATATTCAGGTTTCACAGTGCTGTTTTTTTCCATCCAATAAACCTCATTTTACACAAATCTTTGCCAAATGTTTGTCAGAGTGGTATTTACgtctgataatgatgatgaattgtGACAAAAGTTTGTGTAAAATGAGTTAGTGTAATAATGTATATTGCCAATAAAATGTGAATAAGAACTGCTCGTCCTGGTTGGTATAAACTTGGCTTCTTTATGTTCCCTCGAGACAACTTCCAACATTTTTTTTAGAACTGTCTGACTGCTGCAGTGAAAGACATGGAATAATAAGCATTGAAATAGTTAAGGGTTTTGAATCTTGGACAGAAGTTTGATTCTCTGCTCCTCAAAACTGTCTGTGAGTAAGATCTCATTTTCATCTGTGTTGGAAATTCATCGCTTATTTTTTAGCACGGGCAGTAAATCGACCTTCTGAAAGTAAATACCTGTTGTTGCCTTCGATCGCCCTGCTACATTTTGTTCCCATCATCATAAATTGAACAGTGACCTGCGGGATACACAATTCGTCATTTCAGACCCTGCCTCTTGTTTACAGAGTATCAGTTGGTACTCCCACGTTTggtatcaaatatcaaaagaaaACCATGCAAATGAAACTTTGCCACCCCTGGAAACTGGCACATGAGCAACTAAATCGCAGCTATTACCTGAGTCGATATTTATCGCTTCGGGATATTTTTGCCCTGAAATTCGATAGCGTATTGTAGCACTGACATTTCAGCTAGGTATTGGATTATAATAATTTGTTAGCATTACCCAGTACATTAACCGATGCATAATTTGTGATTGCTAACGGTTATTGATTGAAAAGCTCTCTGAAATGCACAGCTTATTGATTTGGAAGTATTCAATAAAATTGTGTAAGAGCTAAACTGCCAGGCTGTTATTGCATGGTGAAGGTTGTCAGGTCTTCATGTAATGGGCCTGATTTAGGGTGTTGGTCTTGAGGTAAACTGATTGTACCTTTGGATGCAACTGTAGGCAATGTTTTAATAGTTGCCGGTCTTGCCAAAAATACCAACCCCTGCTTGCAGTTCCTGACAGCTGATAGTGTTGAGGTGTCAACTTGTGTCACCAAAAGACATCACCAATGATGTCTTGCTCTCTTATGTGGGGAAGCTGGTTGTCCAGTGGACATCACTTTAGAAAAAGGCACTTCATCAGTACACGTGCTGGAGATGAAACTGTTAGTTTAGTTGTCCTGACTTGAAAATGTTACTTCAGTTATCTGACATATTTTCGCTTTCAACCGATGACTAACATAGGATGGAACGAATCATCATAACCCGGGTCATTGTCTCCACGAGTGTCTGAAAAAATCTATGGCTTGATgcaaaatatcaatacattgGCTATTTGCCAAGATTGTAAGTGGAGACGAATCtgtatttgatattttattcCATCTTTTTCACTGACAATAGGGAACAAATAGAGGTGGGTGTTTTATCATAATGATTTTCAATAGTTGCTGTTGATTTAGATTTGTCTATCCTCGGGCTATCTAAGGTTGCCGTTTGTTCTCGGCAAACCTAGATGGAACATTCTGGATTACTTGGGTGAACGAAATCAACAAGTTGgttatttattgattttttgtAATATTAACACTTTCTGTGCAGGAGCATTAAAACATTCCTCTCGGGTATCTAACTGGATTAAACTTGTCAACTGTTTCTTTCACTTATTCAGATATGTAGAAATGTCGATGGGAATAATACCACGATGAGTATATTGGTGTTAGTTGGAACAAATCACGATGAGACATACTGGTACTATAGTCTATTGATTGATTCTTGTGGCTGGTCATAATTGATAAGAcagaaaaatcaaattcataTATTTATCATAGATGAATGTTTTAAGATTTAGAATCCACTCGTACTTATGTCCCAGGAGCCAACTGTTACCTCTCCTTGAACTGTAAATGATTTTTCCCTGCTGAACCAAACCATGACAATATGAGGAACTTCAGGAGGAATCATGTCCTGAACACTTTATGTGTGATGAGTGTCATTGTCTCCTAAAGAAAAGCCAAGGTTTTGAAAATTGTGACaagcttcacaagaagttgtgTCCTAAACTTTTAAATCGTTTTAAAAGCGTGCCATAGTCTCCTAAAACAGTCAAGGTTCTGTAACACCTGACAAACTTTGGAGGAAATTGGAAACATTGCAAGTTTTATGAGCGTGCCGTTGTCTCCTAAAGCCGAGGTTCTGAAATGCGTGAACTCATTTAGAGTTCAAAGTCTTAACTTTTTTCGTGGGAGGAGTCCACATCGACAAAGACTTCATAAACCACAGTTACAATTGACAGTCACGAGTGAGTCTCGTAGCCAGCTTCAGCATTTCTCACACTTCAAAGGAGAAATCACATAGCATAATGAAATCTATCATATAAGTGCGCTACCCATCACTTGATTGTTACCTTGTTTGCATGTTGCGCCCATTGTTACGGGGAGCGGATCAGCGCAGCGCTCGAGGACACGCCCATCTCGGCACGGATCATTGATTGATTAAGTGTATTGATCACGTATTGGGAGGCTTGTTATCATCAATAACATTCATGACAAACAATGCCTCTTGTTGTCGAGCTTCCCAGCCCATTAACCCATTGTGGTTGTAAGGCTCTAGCCCATTAACCCAACCACAACCACACTGGGTTAAAACATTGTGGTTGCAGGGCTTAAGCCCATTCACCAACTGTGGTTGTAAGGCTCAAGCCCATTAACTAACTGTGGTTGTAAGGCTCAAGCCCATTCACTAACTGTGGTTGTAAGGCTCGAGCACATTCACCGACTGTGGTTGTAAGGCTCGAGCACATTCATTGACTGGTTGTAAGGCTAAAGCCCATTCACCAACTGTGGTTGTAAGGCTGAAGCCCATTCACCGACTGTGGTTGTAAGGCTCAAGCACATGAGACCATCATAGCTGTAAGGCTCTAGCCCATTATCCCATTTTGCCAATGCTAGCTGGGCTTCTCGAGAAGATTCTTTGAGACCGACATCATTGTCATAACCAGGCTGAGCAGTTCTGGTGACAAAAACGAATCCTGCGATCGTGAGCTTTCAGGCTGTAGAAAATCACCTTGTGCAAATTGGATACTCGGATCGGCCACTTATGTGCAGTCTTCTCATTATATATAGGGATCTGAAAATAATTGGTTCTCATTAACCCACTAGCTCCTGGTGCACCTCAAGGACAGCTAAGCCAATTCATCACAATGAGTCCATCATTCCAACAAATCACTAAACAAAGAATCGATGAACCGCACCCCAGAACAACTTCACCAGGAAAGAGTTGCTCCAAATGAGGAAATAGCCTTCGGCTATGCTAACAATCAAGCGATGGAAACCCTATACTGGGTGTGTTTCTATGTTTTTGCCCCTGGGCGTTTGAGTTTTTCCTCTTGAATTGGGCACCCAACAAAGTTCTATTGATCTGATACAACATGATGAAATCAAAACATATTGGAAGGATTTCGTGGAGAGTGTCCTCATCAACTGAAGTGCCAAAGAGTTGGAATAACTGAAACGATTAGTCTAACTCGTGTCCACAAACTGTCACAATCACTGCATCTCTACTAGGAACAAATTACCTCCCCTGCCACTGCAGACATTGTCATAACCATTCTATCTCTACTTGAGAAATAGCAAGAATCCCTCTCGCTACTTCAGAAATGTTATCACAATCAGAAATACATGCATGTAACTGCACTTTATAACAGACCAGTGTCGTTAAGTCCTCTTTCTGAAGGTTATAGTAGGACAATCTTCTTGCGAGAAGAATTTCGTCACTACCATATTGTATGGTACTGTTGCAGTTGCAGAGATTGCAGAGCAAGGATATTCTCTGTCACTACCATTTTGTATGGTACTGTTGCAGTTGCAGAGTTTGCAAAGCAAGGATATTCTCTGTCACATCATAGTGCTACAGCATAGTCTTGTCATTATCAAGCACATTTCAGTCAATTGTGTCTCTGTTTATTTGCACTCAGACTTGGAAATCAATGAGGACAGAGCTAACAAACTTGAGGCAATTATGACAAACACGACAAACTCACGAAGTCAATATCGAAATAACAATCTTCAACGTTTTATTATCGAACTGTAAAAGATCAATCATTGTCAtttgaaatcaatttcttcattaACACCAGGCATGATAAAAGCGTTCTTTACCAAACAGTTGATGAGTACGATTTAAAAAACGTTACAGCCTAAGATCCCAACTAAATAATCATTCAACAAAACATCTGGCttcgacattttgacaagcatttTGCACTATGTCTGGGAAAACTGTCATGGTGAAGCATGAAAATGTGTATGGTACCACTTTCTCGTGTTACAATTCAATTAACAGAGAATAAGTACTGTAAAACATCTACAAGTAGACAGGGTCCAGGAAGGCTCAGACCATGTGTGGAGAGTGTCCCTCTCTGTTGTTGCAAAACTCATAGTTGCATTATGTTTTACACAGTCGAATGGAATGTTTTGTACTTGACTTGGGCTTCATTGCGGAAAGTAATAGGGCTCCAATCATCACATGTTTGAAGGGCTTTGATACTTGACGTTTTTTTAGTTAGCCTCTGCCTGTAATGCTGTACAAAAAGTGGTTCTGGCTGTCTTACTCAAACAGGCCTATTGGAACGTCCTCAAGGTGAAGGCAACTTTGTAACAGTCATTATAGTCAATGAATCAGAAGGAAGTCCTAATGTCTATGTCATCGGTTCTGATGGACAACGCCTGATGTGAAAGTTGACAACGTATTCAGCATTAGTCCTTTGAACGCTCACAGCAAATGGTTCACTTGGATGGAAGGTAAATGCAACTAATCTCCTGGCAGTGGGAGGGGGATTCTTTCCAAGAACACCGGCATGGATCTTGAATTTCAGCAACCCAGCATCACGGGCGTAGAACCTGTCAGATAGAATGGTAGATTATTTTGGCATCACAACaagacatttttttttctcggaGCAAAGCAATGCCAATGTAGCTTAAACTTCCGCCTTTCTCGTAAAAAGTTTAAGGTTTGATGTtcagatttgtttttgatggggAGAATAACTCATATCATTCTAGTTTCTAGATATACAAGGGCAACTCCAGGGTCAACGAATTGTTAAATGTTTTTACAGGTCATTTTTTGGCAGCAATATttaatcaatttcaattcataaaATGTTCACTAAAGGTTGCTTTTGAACTTAGAAAcaatgttttttgtttgttttagaAGTTGTGACTAATTCCGACTTCACTGTCCCTACCTGATTGGATGATCACCACATGCTTTTGGACGCTCCATGACCGACACCCACTTGTCGTCATAGCTGAAGAGGGACAGGTCCAAGTAGGGGCTACTGCTGTACGACTGGCCACTTATAGGCAACTGGGCAAGCAGTCTCTTCACGGCTTCCGTCTGACCTCCATATTTGGCATTTATTATCGTCTGTTTAAACCGTTGTTGGATCTGTCTGGCATAAATGTTACTCGATGCTGAACAAGTGAACTGAGCTTCACAATGTAGAGTGGCGTTTCGAAAAAGATCACAGAAATTTTCGAACAAATTGAGCAATTCCTCTGAAGTGTTCTCATACACAGCAAGTACTTCTGTTGTCAACATATTGTACACAACAAAGAAACTCGGCTGAGAATTCGGATCCGATATTCTAAGCGTCACAACATCCTCGCTTGCATATTTTATAAATAGATGATTCTCATCTAGCAGTTGCATCTTCCACATTCGTAGCAACTTGAACTGATCGAAATAGCGATAGAACTTTCTGAGAGCAGTTAGACAGCCCTCATCTGTGGCTTTTCTGTAGAGAAAAACGAGCAAACGATGCTTCAGAGAATTGATTGTAGTGTCCGAGAAAGGTCTGAGATTTCGACTCTGCAGTCTCCCTGCTGCTAAGACAAGTTCATCATCTTCGTAACAGAACCGACCTATTGATCGAACGTCGATAAAAGTGCCATCAGGTGTCACCTGAAATATGTGAATCGTTTGTTGCTGAACTGACAACACGGCAAACGTATCCTTGTACAAATACAGGCCTTGATTGTGTGATAAGAATATCTTATCACATTTGAACTGTCTTGAGTCACAAAGTCTGCCGGTTTCGAGTTCAATCAGATGTAGTGAGTAATCCTCTAATGGAGAGCGAAGATTTGGAGACACAGACTCATTATTTCTGTAAACATCGAAGAAGTACGGGTGAGGATCTTCAGGGATGTAGACGGCCGACCCAACAATCACGTAAGAACCGTCATCGGTGAATAAACTACATTCCCGATTGAGGTGCTCGCCGCCAGATGCTACACTGGTGATATGTCTCAGTTTAAAAAACCTATCAAATAGTTTGCTACGGATATTCGTGGACTCGTCATCATTACCGACACCGATGAACTCCCCCTTGACACCCTGGAGAAGATCTTCTGCTGCCGCTGGTCCTTGAAACTCGTAGATTTCAATGGAAGTCTGATCAGCCGAAAATGCAATGAAGTAACGTCCATCTGGTGAAAATTTCCTAAGAAAACACGGAGGCTTTTCAACATTCACGACCGTaaaatttggaaaaatgttAGTGTAGAATTTCCGTGCAGTATGGAATTGAGTCCCAGGGCGACAAGTCTGCGTTTCCCGCTGCATCAATCGGTGGACGACATTCTGATTTGGTATCTTGCGGGGAATGATCCCACTCTCTGAGAGAGGGCTTAGGATTTTATCTGACATGGTTCAACCAGCTGGTTCAACACACAGTCCAATTCAGCATCCATGGGGCCTATGGGCAATCTCTCAGTCTCACCATCGAATACGGAATAGACCATCTGGAAGTAAAAATGATAGACTGGATTATTATAGGGCATTGCATCAACTACAAAGATGTGTGTGCTAAGCTTATTCATTCTGACTTCTGTCGGTACtgaaatttcattgtaaaagctAAAAACCCTGGGGGACTTTTTCTCCTGTTACACCACCTACCAAACAAATGCAGGCCCAACTCCAATATATTCAATGATTTAGGGCTTAGTTCAAGCATTGGGGTCATAAAAGTGGGAATAAATGAAGGCATTGATATATTCTTTAGATGCAGttatcattttttaaccatTGAAAACTTGTCCCCTTGGAAAAGACGAGTTTATGAAGATCATATTTtggtttttgtttctttttcgaGGGCTTCCCCCAAAACCGCTCCTCCTTTTCTGAAGAACTCCAAAATTTTACCATAGTCTAAAAGTCTCAAAGTTATATTTTAGAAATCCCCAATATATCGACAAAGAGTGACATTTCTTTATTTGAGGTGATAGGAAATACATAAATTTACGTTGTATATGATTTTCTTTGATCATTGGTGCTTTTGTAAGGTGTAATTTACAATGCTAAACTATTTTTTGGGAACATGGTGCACATGCGGCAGCCATATTGATTCGTCGAAGAAATCCCCGAATTTCGCCCTGTCCTGCACAAAAACTATCGGTATACCTTCTAATCTACTAATATTCTAATATATCGAATGGTAAATGAGTCCCATATGCATAGCGATTGTAGtgaataaagtttttaaaaaataaaccaagaaataaagaagaaaacctaTGAGGAATTCGTGACCTTATTTTTGTCCTTTCGTTTTCGGTTTTGCATGCAAAACCTGCACAGGGCAATGTATGTGGTCGGAGTGCACTGCCACTGTATATATGTTATTATGTAATTTTCCACGATCAGTGACTAAAAGTGAGCTAAATAGCAATAGCTTCATAGTTCTCACTACTATCCATGACAGAATTGTCTGATGCCTTCATCAATAACAGCTATATAGGCCAGGTAGGCCTAGGAATAGGATATACCTAGGATTGGCCATGGGTCGGGAGTAACGGCCTACTACTAGTAGTActacggaacgagtttacaatccccgatcacaccccaaaaaaaggtcatcggttgactaaccaagcaccactgttcaatggatttatagttgaatgcgatcaaactacgtcatttccgatcggggattctaaagtttagccagtACTACTAAGCCTAGTCTAAGTTAAGGCCTAGCCCTAGGCCTATCGCCAGTGGTACTCGGGCAGTAGCCTAACGGTACTTGGTTTTGGAATAGATTTATTAAATGAGTAGGCCTTCCCTTGACCGGCCAGGCAGGCATTCCGCCGCACCAGTCCGGTAGGATTTTTTAGGAGCCAGGAAGGAAAAGCTGATGTCAATACAATACTTGAGCAGTTGGCCCGGAAGTTGCGATGGGCGCAGTacgtttagacaatgggagactactaaaatgtggaatctgccaactaAAAGTCCCACCAATGTTTGACTTTCTGATCAAAATTTTAGGTGGAACAAGGAGTTGACTGCCGTGATCTACCACTAGGAACTAGCCAGGCTAGGCCTGTTAGAAGTAATCAGAATGGTTCTTAGAGGTGGATCCATCTCCAAATATCTACTAAAGTGGACTTAGTGCTACCAGCTCAAAGCTATAAAGATACCTGAAGTCGGGGTGAAGATTGGCCCTATGAACAAAAGTCGAGATAATTTGACATGCAGCAACACAGTCATTTTTGCTGCTAGTTTCATGTGGCTCTCAACGCAAGCCTGGTGATGGCAGCGTCTTGTGATTactttttgatgtttttatatatattttatgaAGATAAGCAAGTAGCTTGTGCCGAAACAAAAATCAATAAGTGGTAGTAAAGCTTTCAGATGAAATAGAATGATTATCTCTTTTTGATATACTGACTATAAATGACATCTGTCCTTGTGACATATCGGTAGAGCTGTCCTTCTGTCATTTGATTTTCTCAATTGATTGGCTCAATGAAAATGGTGATGTCAGTGCTGCCAGGCACTAGTTTCACACATCCTGTAAAGAGGGCACTAATGGAAACAATTGAAAAACTTATCTGCTGCATGTATACTACTGTACCATATTCTTTAAAAACTTCTCTCAATAATGTAAATTTTTCCCTTTCATCTGCACCTCCCTGATTGTCTTTTGAATATATCTTTGCTGAGATCCATACAATACATGGATGTATGTATATTCCATTCAAAGTTACATTTTGTATGATTATATGATTGTGATTTTGGAATAAACTGAATACAAATTAGTATCGGCTCACCAAATGTTGCTCTTTGGGTCAAAATCTTAAAGAAAAATTcccaacattaaaaatgttgcatTTTAATACAACGCTCATGATAATCACTCTCAACAATGGCGGCTGCACAAGCTATCTTGTGCATAATTTGTGCCATGTTCGCTGCTATCTCCATATTGATCTTGCCCAGCCATCGCCCTGTACGCCCTAAACCCTTTATTGATACCTGTTGTCATTGGCAACCTGTTCAACGTAGATAATCAGCAAATGTACTGATGGGCGTTCTACCTGACTGTTGACACGGGCACAGCCATTTCTGCTGTTACTTTGTGTTGGTTGATCTCTAGTTCTGGGAAATCTGGACGATTACTGCATTGGGTCTGAGCTACAATTCAGCTAGATCCTTGTTTTCTGGTCCTTGATTGCTATCTGCCATACTTAATAATAACATTTGTGGGCCATTGGGGATTGAACATGTTCAGACAAAATTTGTTTACTCATGATAAAATGGCCACTTTATTTTTATCAGTGCATTGCATTTTGCACAGCAAGTTTAGAAATAGTGCAGCTGTGAGCCTTTGCACTCATTTCCCTTTGGTCAGGCAAGTCTAGTACTAGCTGTTGATATTAGGTAGATTTTCAAAAATGATATTTACCATGTGGTAATTGATAAAACATTTATGATGATGAAACAATGGGGCTATTTCTGAATACATTTCTGGTACAACTTGGACAAGTTGTGAGCTGGATAGACAGTATTCCTTTGCTTTTGGTCGGTTCCGTGTTTTACAGCATTGAAAATTCTCTTGATAAATAGAAAATTTGCTCGAGGCTGAAGAACAAACAAAGATATTGAGATAACGAATACAGCAAACAATGTGGCATATGAAAACTTCAAAAGCTCATTGTTTGATATTATGAGGAAAGGAGATATCTTACCTGAGGCTATAGTGTAGAGGTGGTATAGTCTGATGGTAATTACTTTAATTCTAGTTCTATCGAGCACTTTTGGAGACTATCACGACACACCTATCAATAAAAACGTTGTATGTTGAAATACTAATCACGATATGGTGTACCGCACTTCCTGAGAAGAACACATTGTAAAAAAAGTGACTCTCATTCAATTACTTCTCAAGTTATAATGTGATGGGAAGTATATCTTGTGCTTATTGCAAGAACTTGTGTCATTGGTTATCACTTCATTGATACAACTTGAGTTTCAAGACTTATTTGTAGATATTGCAGGGCGAGTGTTTTAGCAGTTTTGTGCCAGTGAAACGAACCTCCCAAATGTGCATAGACTTATTGTCTTCTTCCAACAGGCAGTGATTCTAATTGGAAAAGAGTGTGTTAATCAAGTAACATTTTATTACAGCCACAGTAATCTTTTTTCAACCGAATCTTTAAAATAAGTTTTTTGTATCCTTTTCATTGGCAGGTAGAAAGACTAGACATTGtcatttcaaccctgtacaccAAGTTGAAATTTACACTGGTGAGTATTTTTTTCTTGTCTCGAATTTTTTTCTGCCCAAGTCCTTTGGAACAAAGTTGTGATTTATATTTCATGTGTGTGTGTGCTGTACTTAATACTGGCCATAAAATATTATCGCGCCAATGCATGAAATTTGAACTACACTCAGAATCAGATGATACGAGTGCCACATTGACGAGTCCTCGAGTTTTAGCCGTCCAACGCTCCCCCATATGAAATCTAATCTCAGAAATAAACCCGTGACTTTGACTGCGTGGTGCTGGTTCTGGCCTTAGGGCTTCTCTGCTATTCCACCTGATGATTCAACGCCATGAGATCTAATTTTGAAATTACCAGGAGAACGTTTTTTAGCTCCCTCATAACCTGTGTGGCTTCCGCTGTGAGCTTCAAAAGTCAGTCCATTACACAATCGAGTTTGTGACCACACCCATTGGTGCCTTCCTGTGTTTTACTCATCAGTTGTAGGGATGGCTCTCTAATGAGGTTTTTACATGTATGGGTGGGGTTTCACTAAAAAAAATCCCGTTTGCTGACACAATGgctcatatgaataaagtcaagcaaatgcttttacttcaattttgtacagaaaggcctagtgcaATTGTATTACATGGAggtttagataaaagcatttgctagtctttattcatatcacccaatgtcaagTCCTCAATATTCTATATTGAATACAATTCTGGCATGTTCAATGCTTTCCCTAgag
This is a stretch of genomic DNA from Lineus longissimus chromosome 2, tnLinLong1.2, whole genome shotgun sequence. It encodes these proteins:
- the LOC135482579 gene encoding DET1 homolog, with amino-acid sequence MSDKILSPLSESGIIPRKIPNQNVVHRLMQRETQTCRPGTQFHTARKFYTNIFPNFTVVNVEKPPCFLRKFSPDGRYFIAFSADQTSIEIYEFQGPAAAEDLLQGVKGEFIGVGNDDESTNIRSKLFDRFFKLRHITSVASGGEHLNRECSLFTDDGSYVIVGSAVYIPEDPHPYFFDVYRNNESVSPNLRSPLEDYSLHLIELETGRLCDSRQFKCDKIFLSHNQGLYLYKDTFAVLSVQQQTIHIFQVTPDGTFIDVRSIGRFCYEDDELVLAAGRLQSRNLRPFSDTTINSLKHRLLVFLYRKATDEGCLTALRKFYRYFDQFKLLRMWKMQLLDENHLFIKYASEDVVTLRISDPNSQPSFFVVYNMLTTEVLAVYENTSEELLNLFENFCDLFRNATLHCEAQFTCSASSNIYARQIQQRFKQTIINAKYGGQTEAVKRLLAQLPISGQSYSSSPYLDLSLFSYDDKWVSVMERPKACGDHPIRFYARDAGLLKFKIHAGVLGKNPPPTARRLVAFTFHPSEPFAVSVQRTNAEYVVNFHIRRCPSEPMT